AACTTTAAAATAGTTAGGAGAATAATATATGAAGAAAGCAAAGACTTGTCTAAAGGTGGAAAGTTTAAGTAAAGATTTTTTATCTGAAAATGGTAAAGTGGTTAATGCATTAGATGAAACTAATATTGATGTTGAAGAAAATGATTTTGTATGTATTGTTGGACCGTCAGGGTGTGGGAAATCTACACTTTTACGTATTATTGCGGGTTTAGAAAAAGCAACTACAGGTAAAATTTATCACTATGGAAAAGAGCTAAAAGAGCCAACTAGAGATATTGGAATGGTATTTCAGCAATACTCTTTATTGCCATGGAGAACTGTAGAAGAGAATATAGTTCTTGGATTAGAATTTAGAAATAAATCAAAGAAAGTGAAGAGTGAAGTAGCACAAAACTTTTTAGAAATGGTAGATATGGTAGAGTTCAGGAATGCTTATCCTTTTGAATTATCTGGTGGGATGCAGCAAAGAGTAGCTATTGCAAGAGCTTTAGCAAATGATCCCAAAGTAATATTAATGGATGAGCCTTTCGGAGCATTAGATGCTTATACCCGTATATTAATGCAACGAGAGTTACTTAATATATGGGAAAAAAACCGGAAAACAATATTATTTATAACCCATAGTGTTGATGAGGCTATCTATTTAGCGGATAAGATTATGATAATGTCTCGAAGACCTGGGAAAATAAGAGAAGTTATTGATGTTGATATATCGAGACCGCGAGATAGAGCAAATAGTACATATGGTAAGATGGCCAATTATATATTAGAAATACTTGAAAAAGAAACATTTAATGATTAAAACTTGTGTATAAAAGTGTGGACATATACTTTATACACAAGTTTTTATATTTTAGTGATATAGTATTTAGAAAAATCAGGTTTATAAATAGGAAAGGATGCAGATATAAATATATTTGATAAAGATTTTAATATTGAAAAAGTTATTGTAAATGATGATGTTTTATATAATTATATTAGTATTAATACATAGATTTTGGGACAATATTCATTAAATTAGACACTTGAAAGAGCTTCATGTGAAGGTGAAGTAATTGAAACTCCTATATGCTACATGCCTACTTTAATTTTATGGATACTAGTGGTTTAGATATAGATGAAATGTCTACTTTATGTAGATAAGGATTTATGACTTAGAAAAGTTGAATCCATAAAAGAATTCTATAAATTATATGATGGAAAATATCAGAGGATTTGGCAAGAAAACTAGAAGCCCTAGAGTATTGCATTAAAAAAGGAATAAAGATAAAGCCAAAATCATGAGTCCTAAGGGCCCATAATTTTGGCATATTTTATTTATATATTTAATATTTTTTCTTACAGTAAGTTCTTCATTAATTGTAAATTTAAAACCATCGTTACGGATTCTTCTTACTGTTTCTTTTACAAATTTTTCAGCATCCTCTATGGCTTCTTCGTCTACCATAATTCCCTTTTTATTTATTTCATTTTTCCCTAGCATTCCAGCCCCTATAATTAATGGTATCGCCGTAAGTGGTGCCATATTTCCTGCTACTCTTCCTATATAGAAAGAATTTTTCCATACTTTTACCATGTAATTCAGCAGTTGCAGATGCAGTAATTTCCTTTAAGAATTCTTCTAATTCTTCTTTTGTCATAGTAGGTTGAGCAGCCTTTTGTGCCAATGATACAGCTAATGCAAAATCCATCTATCACATAATAATCTGATAGTGTCAAATAGTTGTAGGACAAAAAATATAAAAAAATAATTCCTTGTGTTATGATATATGGGATAAACAAAATACCAACACAAGAAAGGAATTGTTCTTTTGGATATTATTGTACATAGAGTTACAACAAAAATTATTAATGAATTTACAAATAGCTTTAAAACTACATTAGATGAAGGGAGGGATATTTCTATTTAATAATGAATACGAAAAAATGTTGGATGAAGTGGAATAGGAATGATTAAGTTTGCTTTAGAATTAGTTGATACAATGATTATAGAGTCCTCAAGTAGGAAAAAGAACTCATTATGTGCAAAGAAGAAATGATGAGAATACATTAATAACTATTTTTGGTGATGTAAACTATAAAAGAACTTTTATAAAAATAAAAGGGATGGAAGTTATTCGTATTAATCAGCTTAAAAACTCTAGATATTTTACAGGTTAATATAAAAGTAGCGAAGATTTGTTGATAGAAATTGCTGATTATTTAGAAGAAGTATATAATTTTGAAAAAGCAGAGAATATATACTTATCTGGGTATGATGCTAAATGGATTAAGGAAGGGCTTAATTGGATTAATAATAGTAAATATATGTTAGATTATTTTCATCTGGCTAAGTATGTAAAAAAGGCAACAGCTCATTTATCATATACAACACCCATACTCTGGAATTATATAAACAAAAGAGATAAAGAAAGTGTAAAAGATTTATTTGACACTATCAAAAAAGGATATTGTTGACATAGATTTCAAAAAAACATATAATAGAATTGGGCTCAAACGTTTGCTCAGATTAAACTAAGGGAGGTTTCCCTATGGAGAAAATAAAACTTGGGATTATTGGATTAGGTAGATTGGGAAGACTACATGCAGAAAATATTTATTATAAAATTAATAATGCAGAATTAACTGCAATCTGTAGTACGATACAAGAAGAGATTGATATAGTAAAATTAGAAATGAATCCTAAATATGCAGTATTAGATTATAAAGAATTGATCAATATTGATGAGATTGATGGAATTATAATAGCTTCAAACTCAGCTTTTCACTGTGAGATGATTTGTGAAGCGGCTGAAGCAGGTGTAAAAAATATTTTTTGTGAAAAACCTCTTGGCATGACATTGGAGGAAATTGATCTAATAAAAGAAAGAATCAAAAATTATGGAGTAAATATATTTCAAATTGGTTTTAATAGAAGATTTGATAAATCATTAATTAAAATGAAAGAACAAATTGATAAAGGATTTATAGGTAAGCCTATACTTATAAAAATGATAAACAGAGATCCAAGAACTATGGCAGAATATATAATAAAATTTAGCCCAACTAGTGGAGGATTAGTTTTTGATATGTTAACCCATGATTATGATTTAGCAAGATGGCTAATAGATTCAGATGCAGAGACTGTGTTTGGAATGGGAGGTGTCTTTGCTTATGAAGGCTTAAAAGATGTAAATGATATAGATAATTGTACAATTTCTTTAAGGTTTGAAAATGGAGTTATGGGATTAATGGAAACTTCAAGAAATTGTACCTATGGATATCATGTAGAAATCGAAGTCTATGGAACTGAAGGTTCTGTTAGAATGGGTACATTACCAAATAAGGATAGGATTATATCTTTAAATAAAGATGGGGCAAGTATAGAATGCACAGAGTGGTTTTATGAATATTGGGGGCCTACATTTGAAGCTGAGATAAAACATTTCGTGGATTGTATAAAAAGTAACAATCAACCTATAGTGGGTCTGATAGATGGATATAAAGCTGTAGAGTGGGCATTTAAAGCTAAGGAAGCAGTAGATGAGTTTAAAGTTATTAACTTAAAAGAAGAAAAAATATGATATAGATAAGGGGTTAGGGAATATGAGTGTAACTATAAAGGATATTGCAAAATCATTGAATATATCTTATTCATCAGTTTCTAGGGCATTAAATGATAAACCTGGGGTTAGTCAAGAGACAAAAAATAGGGTTATTGAACAAGCTAAAAGAATGGGATATCAGCCTAATGATATGGCAAGAGGGTTAGTTAAAAAGCAATCACATACTATCGGAGTAATAATTCCTGATATTGCAAACTCTTTTTTTGGAGAAGTAACTGAAGGAATAATTGAGGCTGCAAATATAAATGGATATACAATTTTTTTATGTATTACTAATTGGGATATAGATATAGAAAGAAAATATCTTAAAACATTACAAGAAAAACAAGTAGATGGAATAATATTAAAGACTGCAAAAGATAATTATGAATCTAAATATAAAGATATAATTACTGTACCCTATATTATTTTGGAAGGGAGATCTATTTATGACATTAACTTAGTTGAAGTAAATAACAAAAGAGGGGCTTATATAGGTACTAAATATTTATTAGAACGCGGTTATAAAAGTATTGCTTTTGCAGGAGGCTCTAAGGATTCTCATACTAATATGCAAAGAGTAAAGGGATATATTAGTGCTTTAGAGGAAAGTAGTATTAAGGTAGATAAAGATTTAATTTTATTTAATGACTTTACAACCAAAGGTGGTTATGATTTAGCAGAGAAATTATTAAATAATAGAAAAAAAATTGATGCAATATTTGCAGGTAATGATGTTATGGCTTTAGGTGTGTTAGACTATGCTACAAGTCATGGATACAGTATTCCTGATGAATTAGGAGTATTGGGTTTTGATGATATATTTTATGCGGAATTACCTCAAATACAATTGACTACAATATATCAACCTAAATATGAACTTGGGAGATATGCTTTAGAAATTTTATTGCAAGAAATAAAAGATAAAGAAAATGCAATTAACAAACACATTATTTTAGAACCTAGGCTTGTAGTAAGAAATACTACAAAATAATTAGGATTTCTCCATTTTATTAGGCTATTTTCTTTTGATATAATAAGTTTGAAATGAACTAAAATATAAAGGAAAAGGAACTATTTTACTTATGATTAACTATACTAAACGTTCATACTAAATTAAAAGGAAATTATAGAACTTTTTAAAGAAAATTATTAAAGATATCTCAAGATAAAAATTCCAAATTTGTATTTCATATGATATATGGTTTATTAGAAAGTGATTCAGTATTATTAAACAACATACGAAAGACCCTCTAGAAATTTTTCAAGTTTCAATAAGATAAATAAACTTACTGAAAACTATATTGATTCAGTAAGGCGAGTTATTGATGATAGTGTGATTTTTGTATTGATGAATGTGAAATTATTAAAAGAAATAGTAAAGTACCTGGGGATATGTATAATATCCAAGGTAGGAGTACGGGAGAAACAAATGTAATGGTTACAATATTTTAGAAGTTACTTTTCTTATTAGCAAGTATTAAATACCTATTTCAGTATATTCTAACTTTTTTCAATGCTAAAAAAGAATTCAAAAATAAGAATAAAGAAATTTGTGAAGGGTTTGCAATTAGATTAAAGAAAAATAGGAATATTATCTATAAGGGAAAATACATCAGCCAATATTGGCTGATGTATTTTTATAGCAAGCATGTAGCTATTTTTATTTAAGTTTCGAGAAAACTTTAAAAACAAATATTAAAAAATTTAAAATTTTATTAAAGCTTCTATACATGGTACTTATAGAAGAAAAGTTTTCTAAGAAATCTTAATATTAATAAAAAACTGTTGACAAACGTTTTCATAAACACTATAATAATACTCAATAGCTCAAACGTTTGCTAATACTTGCTAAAAGATAATGATAAATATGGGGCAAATTAATATCTATTAGATTTGCTTTAGGGATGACCTACACTTGTATAAATTGCTTCTTAAAGCAGGAAATCCTGGTAAAACCATGGAAGTGCAATTATGCGGAATATATCATTATTTGAAAGTAAGTTCAGAGGATCTTAAAAAAAAGTATAAAAAATGTAAGGAGGGATGAGAAAAGACATATCATTAATATTATTATTTTATAAAGTGTGCAAACGTTGGCAATAAACAGAAAATTCAAGATAGTGTGAAGTATTTTACGGTTTCTAATTAAATGCAATAGATTTTTTATGAAAACTAGGAGGGAAATAAATGAAAAAATATTTATCATTGATATTAATATCTATTTTATTGTTAACTGGTTGTTCTGGTGGTAATGGAAAAGAAAGTGGTGGCAAAGGAGTTAAGATTGGATATGCAATAAATAATATGAATGATACACAACAAACATATATTGTAGATGCTGCTAAGGAAAAAGCAGATGAATTAGATTATAGTATGGATATTCAAGATGCACAGGAAGATGTAATTAAACAGCAAGACCAAGTTAATGCCATGATAGAACAAGGTGTAGATGCATTAATAGTTGTACCAGTTGATACATCAGCTATGGAGCCAATCACTAAAGCTGCAACAGAAGCAGAAATTCCTCTGGTATATGTTAATAGAAATCCATTTGGTGATGGAGAAATTCCAGAGGGAGTTTATTATGTTGGATCCCAGGAAATCACCGCCGGAGAATTCCAAAGTGAATATTTAGTTGAACTAATGGGAGAAGAGGGTGGAGTTGCCATATTAATGGGAATTTTAAGTAATGAAGGTGCTGTAAAAAGAACTGAAGGAAATGAAGGAATATTAGATGAATATTCAAAAATTAAAGTTTTGGCTAAAGAAACAGGTAATTGGCAAAAAGATCAAGGAATGAGTATTACTGAAAACTGGTTGACTGCATATGGTGATGGATTAAATGCAATTTTAGCTAATAATGATGAAATGGCCTTAGGTGCTATAAATGCTTTAGAAGCTGCAGGTAGAGATGACGTTATAGTAATGGGTATTGATGCTATACCAGATGCTGTTAAACTAGTTGAAGATGGTAGGATGGCTGCAACAGTTTTACAAGATTCAGCTGGGCAGGGTGAAGGTGCTATAGAAGTAGTTAATAATGTATTAGAAGGAAATGAACAAGAATCCATTAAATGGTTAGATTTTGTATTAGTAACCCCTGAAAATGTTGCTGATTTTAAATAATATTAGAAATGTTTAAATATATGAGATAAGGTTCTACATCTTATCCCATATAAATTAAAGTGAGGGATGAATATGGCGGAAGAAAAATATATTTTACAGATGAAAAATATAGTAAAAACATTTCCAGGTGTTAAAGCTTTGAAAGGTGTCGATCTAAATGTAAGATACGGAGAAATACATGCCTTATTAGGTGAAAATGGAGCAGGAAAATCCACTTTAATGAAATGTTTAATAGGGATACATCCTAAAACATCCGGTGACATATATTTTGAAAATAAAGTTATAGATAACTTCAATACTGCAGATGCTCTGAAAATGGGTATATCAATGATTCATCAAGAGCTTTCTCCGATAGAACATAGATCCATTATGGAGAATATTTGGTTAGGAAGAGAGCCCAGAACAAAATTAGGATTTATAGATCAC
This DNA window, taken from Tissierellales bacterium, encodes the following:
- a CDS encoding UPF0236 family protein; the encoded protein is MLIEIADYLEEVYNFEKAENIYLSGYDAKWIKEGLNWINNSKYMLDYFHLAKYVKKATAHLSYTTPILWNYINKRDKESVKDLFDTIKKGYC
- a CDS encoding substrate-binding domain-containing protein → MKKYLSLILISILLLTGCSGGNGKESGGKGVKIGYAINNMNDTQQTYIVDAAKEKADELDYSMDIQDAQEDVIKQQDQVNAMIEQGVDALIVVPVDTSAMEPITKAATEAEIPLVYVNRNPFGDGEIPEGVYYVGSQEITAGEFQSEYLVELMGEEGGVAILMGILSNEGAVKRTEGNEGILDEYSKIKVLAKETGNWQKDQGMSITENWLTAYGDGLNAILANNDEMALGAINALEAAGRDDVIVMGIDAIPDAVKLVEDGRMAATVLQDSAGQGEGAIEVVNNVLEGNEQESIKWLDFVLVTPENVADFK
- a CDS encoding ABC transporter ATP-binding protein, whose amino-acid sequence is MKKAKTCLKVESLSKDFLSENGKVVNALDETNIDVEENDFVCIVGPSGCGKSTLLRIIAGLEKATTGKIYHYGKELKEPTRDIGMVFQQYSLLPWRTVEENIVLGLEFRNKSKKVKSEVAQNFLEMVDMVEFRNAYPFELSGGMQQRVAIARALANDPKVILMDEPFGALDAYTRILMQRELLNIWEKNRKTILFITHSVDEAIYLADKIMIMSRRPGKIREVIDVDISRPRDRANSTYGKMANYILEILEKETFND
- a CDS encoding Gfo/Idh/MocA family oxidoreductase; protein product: MEKIKLGIIGLGRLGRLHAENIYYKINNAELTAICSTIQEEIDIVKLEMNPKYAVLDYKELINIDEIDGIIIASNSAFHCEMICEAAEAGVKNIFCEKPLGMTLEEIDLIKERIKNYGVNIFQIGFNRRFDKSLIKMKEQIDKGFIGKPILIKMINRDPRTMAEYIIKFSPTSGGLVFDMLTHDYDLARWLIDSDAETVFGMGGVFAYEGLKDVNDIDNCTISLRFENGVMGLMETSRNCTYGYHVEIEVYGTEGSVRMGTLPNKDRIISLNKDGASIECTEWFYEYWGPTFEAEIKHFVDCIKSNNQPIVGLIDGYKAVEWAFKAKEAVDEFKVINLKEEKI
- a CDS encoding LacI family DNA-binding transcriptional regulator: MSVTIKDIAKSLNISYSSVSRALNDKPGVSQETKNRVIEQAKRMGYQPNDMARGLVKKQSHTIGVIIPDIANSFFGEVTEGIIEAANINGYTIFLCITNWDIDIERKYLKTLQEKQVDGIILKTAKDNYESKYKDIITVPYIILEGRSIYDINLVEVNNKRGAYIGTKYLLERGYKSIAFAGGSKDSHTNMQRVKGYISALEESSIKVDKDLILFNDFTTKGGYDLAEKLLNNRKKIDAIFAGNDVMALGVLDYATSHGYSIPDELGVLGFDDIFYAELPQIQLTTIYQPKYELGRYALEILLQEIKDKENAINKHIILEPRLVVRNTTK